A single region of the Anoplolepis gracilipes chromosome 1, ASM4749672v1, whole genome shotgun sequence genome encodes:
- the LOC140665276 gene encoding uncharacterized protein isoform X2 — translation MAAEAPTVANVVSLQISLPQMLDLALGSPEIGVVNFNILHNFLHVLLQQINLQATEVEYRGENADRVKAMVQSLKLGPPLYLQEYKITNTTGKISQQIREDINVKIFTEDIQPSMEEDLKQQISPEKESDLQAVEPIGNGSPATALAFKELEQSVQKLQQQFQALEDLSTSPEIVEHLKGKDGDTIADVWQFININKRLDVTEQGIDKLTTMVEDVKDDIGTITRADMSLINTRLNELEEKVAKMEQKLIDLQTVANILLEEISPTADQVTAAAEIDKDAKLVPEKEEPAEIPKPAADKPVAPKIPNATVEKLAARLTVPDNMAEIRQDVATLKVDVAEIQQELQDLNEKIAQVGKERIIEVSDVTNLEHCLKVVKNMETTHGKIMDDITQRVITLEKEIENLSEKMEDVIQETDKDDIDINELVIKIQGIESDMERIGETVDRLFDDKEKKDSHINTLLEQIELLKTVKADKEDIEDALADKADAQAVNRKVSHDQFDAACDDLSRGLEEAIDKLTKQESIWQQALDEVQNEISAKVDKIEMTPLKDFVTKKLKSLQEKLKIMAEARREIEAAGTKKLLRDVQCISCDKDVVMKIEEASRFRAETLPCTISMKPYLTYQLDQVRKQQKKLPHSRNMIQFEAAMQEEAKKIKTKEEMLVKTPRDHLCNRYCGGSHTVVTPQQKITRGDHFLTQWGPQTIQLTDGLIKGKDGKMYRSRLMRDKLDICGPTCWENQIKEETRSSVSSQEPVPPTSTSFRRSSPVQRNNTGNEKRNAKRPSKEPKIFELAEKPIVEASQMTPLQNNVVERPVFIPAGNQDEIVLYENSGAIEGE, via the exons GCGATGGTTCAGTCCTTGAAGCTGGGACCTCCTCTTTATCTTCAAGAGTACAAAATTACCAATACTACTGGTAAAATATCGCAACAAATTCGAgaagatataaatgttaaaatatttacagaag ATATTCAACCATCTATGGAGGAAGATTTAAAGCAACAAATAAGTCCTGAAAAGGAAAGTGATCTTCAGGCAGTGGAACCTATCGGTAATGGTTCTCCTGCTACAGCATTAGCATTCAAGGAACTTGAACAATCT GTGCAAAAGTTACAACAGCAGTTTCAAGCACTAGAAGACTTATCTACGTCTCCCGAAATAGTAGAACATTTAAAGGGAAAAGATGGAGATACTATCGCGGATGTGTGGCAAttcattaacattaataaaagattagaCGTGACTGAACAAGGTATCGACAAG CTCACGACAATGGTAGAAGATGTTAAAGACGATATTGGTACAATTACAAGAGCAGACATGTCGTTGATTAATACAAGATTGAATGAACTCGAAGAAAAAGTTGCAAAGATGGAACAGAAACTCATTGATTTGCAAACAGTTGCCAATATTTTACTCGAAGAGATATCGCCAACTGCTGATCAAGTAACAGCAGCAGCAGAAATCGATAAAGACGCCAAACTAGTTCCTGAAAAAGAAGAACCAGCAGAAATTCCTAAACCAGCAGCTGACAAACCAGTAGCTCCTAAAATACCAAATGCGACAGTCGAGAAGCTTGCTGCTCGATTGACGGTTCCGG ataACATGGCAGAAATACGCCAAGATGTCGCTACATTAAAAGTGGATGTAGCTGAGATACAGCAAGAGCTGCAAGATCTTAACGAAAAAATTGCAC AAGTAGGTAAAGAGAGAATAATTGAAGTGAGTGATGTTACGAACTTGGAGCATTGCCtgaaagttgtaaaaaatatggaGACGACGCATGGCAAAATCATGGACGATATTACCCAACGCGTAATTACattggaaaaagaaattgagaaTTTGTCAGAAAAAATGGAAGACGTTATACAAGAAACGGATAAAGATGACATTGATATTAATGaacttgttataaaaatacaaggaATAGAATCGGATATGGAAAGAATCGGTGAAACGGTAGACAGACTGTTCGATgataaagagaagaaagattcGCACATTAAT ACATTACTGGAACAAATAGAACTTTTAAAAACCGTCAAAGCAGACAAAGAAGATATCGAAGATGCTTTGGCGGATAAAGCGGACGCTCAAGCTGTTAATAGAAAG GTATCACATGATCAATTCGACGCTGCCTGTGACGATCTCTCGCGTGGTCTCGAAGAGGCGATCGACAAACTGACTAAGCAAGAATCGATTTGGCAACAAGCACTTGACGAGGTGCAGAACGAAATATCGGCCAAAGTAGATAAAATTGAGATGACGCCGTTGAAGGACTTTGTGACTAAAAAATTGAAGTCTCTTCAAGAAAAGCTGAAAATCATGGCTGAGGCGAGGCGCGAGATCGAGGCAGCTGGAACAAAGAAGTTGCtcag AGATGTTCAGTGTATATCGTGTGACAAGGACGTCGTGATGAAAATAGAGGAAGCCAGTAGATTTCGTGCCGAAACGTTGCCTTGTACCATTAGCATGAAACCTTATCTCACATATCAATTGGACCAAGTTAGAAAACAGCAGAAAAAATTGCCTCACAGCAGAAATATGATCCAATTTGAAGCGGCAATGCAGGAGGAGGCCaagaagataaaaacaaaGGAGGAGATGCTCGTGAAGACTCCTAG AGATCATCTGTGCAACCGGTATTGCGGCGGGAGTCACACGGTCGTGACACCTCAACAAAAAATTACACGGGGAGATCATTTCTTGACCCAATGGGGACCCCAGACGATACAATTAACAGACGGTTTGATAAAGGGAAAGGATGGTAAAATGTATCGTAGTCGGTTAATGCGAGATAAGCTGGATATCTGCGGGCCAACTTGCTgggaaaatcaaattaaagagGAAACTCGATCTTCG GTTTCCTCTCAGGAACCTGTGCCACCTACTTCGACGTCTTTCCGTAGATCTTCGCCGGTTCAACGAAATAACACTGGAAATG aaaaacgTAACGCAAAAAGACCATCGAAGGAACCGAAAATATTTGAACTGGCGGAGAAACCA ATTGTAGAAGCGAGCCAAATGACACCGCTACAAAATAATGTCGTCGAACGCCCGGTATTTATCCCAGCTGGAAATCAGGATGAGATCGTGCTATACGAAAATAGCGGAGCGATAGAGGgggaataa
- the LOC140665276 gene encoding uncharacterized protein isoform X3, whose product MSALSWIGVVNFNILHNFLHVLLQQINLQATEVEYRGENADRVKAMVQSLKLGPPLYLQEYKITNTTGKISQQIREDINVKIFTEDIQPSMEEDLKQQISPEKESDLQAVEPIGNGSPATALAFKELEQSVQKLQQQFQALEDLSTSPEIVEHLKGKDGDTIADVWQFININKRLDVTEQGIDKLTTMVEDVKDDIGTITRADMSLINTRLNELEEKVAKMEQKLIDLQTVANILLEEISPTADQVTAAAEIDKDAKLVPEKEEPAEIPKPAADKPVAPKIPNATVEKLAARLTVPDNMAEIRQDVATLKVDVAEIQQELQDLNEKIALDWPAVREKPAVTEVGKERIIEVSDVTNLEHCLKVVKNMETTHGKIMDDITQRVITLEKEIENLSEKMEDVIQETDKDDIDINELVIKIQGIESDMERIGETVDRLFDDKEKKDSHINTLLEQIELLKTVKADKEDIEDALADKADAQAVNRKVSHDQFDAACDDLSRGLEEAIDKLTKQESIWQQALDEVQNEISAKVDKIEMTPLKDFVTKKLKSLQEKLKIMAEARREIEAAGTKKLLRDVQCISCDKDVVMKIEEASRFRAETLPCTISMKPYLTYQLDQVRKQQKKLPHSRNMIQFEAAMQEEAKKIKTKEEMLVKTPRDHLCNRYCGGSHTVVTPQQKITRGDHFLTQWGPQTIQLTDGLIKGKDGKMYRSRLMRDKLDICGPTCWENQIKEETRSSVSSQEPVPPTSTSFRRSSPVQRNNTGNEKRNAKRPSKEPKIFELAEKPIVEASQMTPLQNNVVERPVFIPAGNQDEIVLYENSGAIEGE is encoded by the exons GCGATGGTTCAGTCCTTGAAGCTGGGACCTCCTCTTTATCTTCAAGAGTACAAAATTACCAATACTACTGGTAAAATATCGCAACAAATTCGAgaagatataaatgttaaaatatttacagaag ATATTCAACCATCTATGGAGGAAGATTTAAAGCAACAAATAAGTCCTGAAAAGGAAAGTGATCTTCAGGCAGTGGAACCTATCGGTAATGGTTCTCCTGCTACAGCATTAGCATTCAAGGAACTTGAACAATCT GTGCAAAAGTTACAACAGCAGTTTCAAGCACTAGAAGACTTATCTACGTCTCCCGAAATAGTAGAACATTTAAAGGGAAAAGATGGAGATACTATCGCGGATGTGTGGCAAttcattaacattaataaaagattagaCGTGACTGAACAAGGTATCGACAAG CTCACGACAATGGTAGAAGATGTTAAAGACGATATTGGTACAATTACAAGAGCAGACATGTCGTTGATTAATACAAGATTGAATGAACTCGAAGAAAAAGTTGCAAAGATGGAACAGAAACTCATTGATTTGCAAACAGTTGCCAATATTTTACTCGAAGAGATATCGCCAACTGCTGATCAAGTAACAGCAGCAGCAGAAATCGATAAAGACGCCAAACTAGTTCCTGAAAAAGAAGAACCAGCAGAAATTCCTAAACCAGCAGCTGACAAACCAGTAGCTCCTAAAATACCAAATGCGACAGTCGAGAAGCTTGCTGCTCGATTGACGGTTCCGG ataACATGGCAGAAATACGCCAAGATGTCGCTACATTAAAAGTGGATGTAGCTGAGATACAGCAAGAGCTGCAAGATCTTAACGAAAAAATTGCAC ttgatTGGCCAGCGGTGCGAGAAAAGCCTGCTGTTACAGAAGTAGGTAAAGAGAGAATAATTGAAGTGAGTGATGTTACGAACTTGGAGCATTGCCtgaaagttgtaaaaaatatggaGACGACGCATGGCAAAATCATGGACGATATTACCCAACGCGTAATTACattggaaaaagaaattgagaaTTTGTCAGAAAAAATGGAAGACGTTATACAAGAAACGGATAAAGATGACATTGATATTAATGaacttgttataaaaatacaaggaATAGAATCGGATATGGAAAGAATCGGTGAAACGGTAGACAGACTGTTCGATgataaagagaagaaagattcGCACATTAAT ACATTACTGGAACAAATAGAACTTTTAAAAACCGTCAAAGCAGACAAAGAAGATATCGAAGATGCTTTGGCGGATAAAGCGGACGCTCAAGCTGTTAATAGAAAG GTATCACATGATCAATTCGACGCTGCCTGTGACGATCTCTCGCGTGGTCTCGAAGAGGCGATCGACAAACTGACTAAGCAAGAATCGATTTGGCAACAAGCACTTGACGAGGTGCAGAACGAAATATCGGCCAAAGTAGATAAAATTGAGATGACGCCGTTGAAGGACTTTGTGACTAAAAAATTGAAGTCTCTTCAAGAAAAGCTGAAAATCATGGCTGAGGCGAGGCGCGAGATCGAGGCAGCTGGAACAAAGAAGTTGCtcag AGATGTTCAGTGTATATCGTGTGACAAGGACGTCGTGATGAAAATAGAGGAAGCCAGTAGATTTCGTGCCGAAACGTTGCCTTGTACCATTAGCATGAAACCTTATCTCACATATCAATTGGACCAAGTTAGAAAACAGCAGAAAAAATTGCCTCACAGCAGAAATATGATCCAATTTGAAGCGGCAATGCAGGAGGAGGCCaagaagataaaaacaaaGGAGGAGATGCTCGTGAAGACTCCTAG AGATCATCTGTGCAACCGGTATTGCGGCGGGAGTCACACGGTCGTGACACCTCAACAAAAAATTACACGGGGAGATCATTTCTTGACCCAATGGGGACCCCAGACGATACAATTAACAGACGGTTTGATAAAGGGAAAGGATGGTAAAATGTATCGTAGTCGGTTAATGCGAGATAAGCTGGATATCTGCGGGCCAACTTGCTgggaaaatcaaattaaagagGAAACTCGATCTTCG GTTTCCTCTCAGGAACCTGTGCCACCTACTTCGACGTCTTTCCGTAGATCTTCGCCGGTTCAACGAAATAACACTGGAAATG aaaaacgTAACGCAAAAAGACCATCGAAGGAACCGAAAATATTTGAACTGGCGGAGAAACCA ATTGTAGAAGCGAGCCAAATGACACCGCTACAAAATAATGTCGTCGAACGCCCGGTATTTATCCCAGCTGGAAATCAGGATGAGATCGTGCTATACGAAAATAGCGGAGCGATAGAGGgggaataa
- the LOC140665276 gene encoding uncharacterized protein isoform X4, with product MSALSWINLQATEVEYRGENADRVKAMVQSLKLGPPLYLQEYKITNTTGKISQQIREDINVKIFTEDIQPSMEEDLKQQISPEKESDLQAVEPIGNGSPATALAFKELEQSVQKLQQQFQALEDLSTSPEIVEHLKGKDGDTIADVWQFININKRLDVTEQGIDKLTTMVEDVKDDIGTITRADMSLINTRLNELEEKVAKMEQKLIDLQTVANILLEEISPTADQVTAAAEIDKDAKLVPEKEEPAEIPKPAADKPVAPKIPNATVEKLAARLTVPDNMAEIRQDVATLKVDVAEIQQELQDLNEKIALDWPAVREKPAVTEVGKERIIEVSDVTNLEHCLKVVKNMETTHGKIMDDITQRVITLEKEIENLSEKMEDVIQETDKDDIDINELVIKIQGIESDMERIGETVDRLFDDKEKKDSHINTLLEQIELLKTVKADKEDIEDALADKADAQAVNRKVSHDQFDAACDDLSRGLEEAIDKLTKQESIWQQALDEVQNEISAKVDKIEMTPLKDFVTKKLKSLQEKLKIMAEARREIEAAGTKKLLRDVQCISCDKDVVMKIEEASRFRAETLPCTISMKPYLTYQLDQVRKQQKKLPHSRNMIQFEAAMQEEAKKIKTKEEMLVKTPRDHLCNRYCGGSHTVVTPQQKITRGDHFLTQWGPQTIQLTDGLIKGKDGKMYRSRLMRDKLDICGPTCWENQIKEETRSSVSSQEPVPPTSTSFRRSSPVQRNNTGNEKRNAKRPSKEPKIFELAEKPIVEASQMTPLQNNVVERPVFIPAGNQDEIVLYENSGAIEGE from the exons GCGATGGTTCAGTCCTTGAAGCTGGGACCTCCTCTTTATCTTCAAGAGTACAAAATTACCAATACTACTGGTAAAATATCGCAACAAATTCGAgaagatataaatgttaaaatatttacagaag ATATTCAACCATCTATGGAGGAAGATTTAAAGCAACAAATAAGTCCTGAAAAGGAAAGTGATCTTCAGGCAGTGGAACCTATCGGTAATGGTTCTCCTGCTACAGCATTAGCATTCAAGGAACTTGAACAATCT GTGCAAAAGTTACAACAGCAGTTTCAAGCACTAGAAGACTTATCTACGTCTCCCGAAATAGTAGAACATTTAAAGGGAAAAGATGGAGATACTATCGCGGATGTGTGGCAAttcattaacattaataaaagattagaCGTGACTGAACAAGGTATCGACAAG CTCACGACAATGGTAGAAGATGTTAAAGACGATATTGGTACAATTACAAGAGCAGACATGTCGTTGATTAATACAAGATTGAATGAACTCGAAGAAAAAGTTGCAAAGATGGAACAGAAACTCATTGATTTGCAAACAGTTGCCAATATTTTACTCGAAGAGATATCGCCAACTGCTGATCAAGTAACAGCAGCAGCAGAAATCGATAAAGACGCCAAACTAGTTCCTGAAAAAGAAGAACCAGCAGAAATTCCTAAACCAGCAGCTGACAAACCAGTAGCTCCTAAAATACCAAATGCGACAGTCGAGAAGCTTGCTGCTCGATTGACGGTTCCGG ataACATGGCAGAAATACGCCAAGATGTCGCTACATTAAAAGTGGATGTAGCTGAGATACAGCAAGAGCTGCAAGATCTTAACGAAAAAATTGCAC ttgatTGGCCAGCGGTGCGAGAAAAGCCTGCTGTTACAGAAGTAGGTAAAGAGAGAATAATTGAAGTGAGTGATGTTACGAACTTGGAGCATTGCCtgaaagttgtaaaaaatatggaGACGACGCATGGCAAAATCATGGACGATATTACCCAACGCGTAATTACattggaaaaagaaattgagaaTTTGTCAGAAAAAATGGAAGACGTTATACAAGAAACGGATAAAGATGACATTGATATTAATGaacttgttataaaaatacaaggaATAGAATCGGATATGGAAAGAATCGGTGAAACGGTAGACAGACTGTTCGATgataaagagaagaaagattcGCACATTAAT ACATTACTGGAACAAATAGAACTTTTAAAAACCGTCAAAGCAGACAAAGAAGATATCGAAGATGCTTTGGCGGATAAAGCGGACGCTCAAGCTGTTAATAGAAAG GTATCACATGATCAATTCGACGCTGCCTGTGACGATCTCTCGCGTGGTCTCGAAGAGGCGATCGACAAACTGACTAAGCAAGAATCGATTTGGCAACAAGCACTTGACGAGGTGCAGAACGAAATATCGGCCAAAGTAGATAAAATTGAGATGACGCCGTTGAAGGACTTTGTGACTAAAAAATTGAAGTCTCTTCAAGAAAAGCTGAAAATCATGGCTGAGGCGAGGCGCGAGATCGAGGCAGCTGGAACAAAGAAGTTGCtcag AGATGTTCAGTGTATATCGTGTGACAAGGACGTCGTGATGAAAATAGAGGAAGCCAGTAGATTTCGTGCCGAAACGTTGCCTTGTACCATTAGCATGAAACCTTATCTCACATATCAATTGGACCAAGTTAGAAAACAGCAGAAAAAATTGCCTCACAGCAGAAATATGATCCAATTTGAAGCGGCAATGCAGGAGGAGGCCaagaagataaaaacaaaGGAGGAGATGCTCGTGAAGACTCCTAG AGATCATCTGTGCAACCGGTATTGCGGCGGGAGTCACACGGTCGTGACACCTCAACAAAAAATTACACGGGGAGATCATTTCTTGACCCAATGGGGACCCCAGACGATACAATTAACAGACGGTTTGATAAAGGGAAAGGATGGTAAAATGTATCGTAGTCGGTTAATGCGAGATAAGCTGGATATCTGCGGGCCAACTTGCTgggaaaatcaaattaaagagGAAACTCGATCTTCG GTTTCCTCTCAGGAACCTGTGCCACCTACTTCGACGTCTTTCCGTAGATCTTCGCCGGTTCAACGAAATAACACTGGAAATG aaaaacgTAACGCAAAAAGACCATCGAAGGAACCGAAAATATTTGAACTGGCGGAGAAACCA ATTGTAGAAGCGAGCCAAATGACACCGCTACAAAATAATGTCGTCGAACGCCCGGTATTTATCCCAGCTGGAAATCAGGATGAGATCGTGCTATACGAAAATAGCGGAGCGATAGAGGgggaataa
- the LOC140665276 gene encoding uncharacterized protein isoform X1, producing the protein MAAEAPTVANVVSLQISLPQMLDLALGSPEIGVVNFNILHNFLHVLLQQINLQATEVEYRGENADRVKAMVQSLKLGPPLYLQEYKITNTTGKISQQIREDINVKIFTEDIQPSMEEDLKQQISPEKESDLQAVEPIGNGSPATALAFKELEQSVQKLQQQFQALEDLSTSPEIVEHLKGKDGDTIADVWQFININKRLDVTEQGIDKLTTMVEDVKDDIGTITRADMSLINTRLNELEEKVAKMEQKLIDLQTVANILLEEISPTADQVTAAAEIDKDAKLVPEKEEPAEIPKPAADKPVAPKIPNATVEKLAARLTVPDNMAEIRQDVATLKVDVAEIQQELQDLNEKIALDWPAVREKPAVTEVGKERIIEVSDVTNLEHCLKVVKNMETTHGKIMDDITQRVITLEKEIENLSEKMEDVIQETDKDDIDINELVIKIQGIESDMERIGETVDRLFDDKEKKDSHINTLLEQIELLKTVKADKEDIEDALADKADAQAVNRKVSHDQFDAACDDLSRGLEEAIDKLTKQESIWQQALDEVQNEISAKVDKIEMTPLKDFVTKKLKSLQEKLKIMAEARREIEAAGTKKLLRDVQCISCDKDVVMKIEEASRFRAETLPCTISMKPYLTYQLDQVRKQQKKLPHSRNMIQFEAAMQEEAKKIKTKEEMLVKTPRDHLCNRYCGGSHTVVTPQQKITRGDHFLTQWGPQTIQLTDGLIKGKDGKMYRSRLMRDKLDICGPTCWENQIKEETRSSVSSQEPVPPTSTSFRRSSPVQRNNTGNEKRNAKRPSKEPKIFELAEKPIVEASQMTPLQNNVVERPVFIPAGNQDEIVLYENSGAIEGE; encoded by the exons GCGATGGTTCAGTCCTTGAAGCTGGGACCTCCTCTTTATCTTCAAGAGTACAAAATTACCAATACTACTGGTAAAATATCGCAACAAATTCGAgaagatataaatgttaaaatatttacagaag ATATTCAACCATCTATGGAGGAAGATTTAAAGCAACAAATAAGTCCTGAAAAGGAAAGTGATCTTCAGGCAGTGGAACCTATCGGTAATGGTTCTCCTGCTACAGCATTAGCATTCAAGGAACTTGAACAATCT GTGCAAAAGTTACAACAGCAGTTTCAAGCACTAGAAGACTTATCTACGTCTCCCGAAATAGTAGAACATTTAAAGGGAAAAGATGGAGATACTATCGCGGATGTGTGGCAAttcattaacattaataaaagattagaCGTGACTGAACAAGGTATCGACAAG CTCACGACAATGGTAGAAGATGTTAAAGACGATATTGGTACAATTACAAGAGCAGACATGTCGTTGATTAATACAAGATTGAATGAACTCGAAGAAAAAGTTGCAAAGATGGAACAGAAACTCATTGATTTGCAAACAGTTGCCAATATTTTACTCGAAGAGATATCGCCAACTGCTGATCAAGTAACAGCAGCAGCAGAAATCGATAAAGACGCCAAACTAGTTCCTGAAAAAGAAGAACCAGCAGAAATTCCTAAACCAGCAGCTGACAAACCAGTAGCTCCTAAAATACCAAATGCGACAGTCGAGAAGCTTGCTGCTCGATTGACGGTTCCGG ataACATGGCAGAAATACGCCAAGATGTCGCTACATTAAAAGTGGATGTAGCTGAGATACAGCAAGAGCTGCAAGATCTTAACGAAAAAATTGCAC ttgatTGGCCAGCGGTGCGAGAAAAGCCTGCTGTTACAGAAGTAGGTAAAGAGAGAATAATTGAAGTGAGTGATGTTACGAACTTGGAGCATTGCCtgaaagttgtaaaaaatatggaGACGACGCATGGCAAAATCATGGACGATATTACCCAACGCGTAATTACattggaaaaagaaattgagaaTTTGTCAGAAAAAATGGAAGACGTTATACAAGAAACGGATAAAGATGACATTGATATTAATGaacttgttataaaaatacaaggaATAGAATCGGATATGGAAAGAATCGGTGAAACGGTAGACAGACTGTTCGATgataaagagaagaaagattcGCACATTAAT ACATTACTGGAACAAATAGAACTTTTAAAAACCGTCAAAGCAGACAAAGAAGATATCGAAGATGCTTTGGCGGATAAAGCGGACGCTCAAGCTGTTAATAGAAAG GTATCACATGATCAATTCGACGCTGCCTGTGACGATCTCTCGCGTGGTCTCGAAGAGGCGATCGACAAACTGACTAAGCAAGAATCGATTTGGCAACAAGCACTTGACGAGGTGCAGAACGAAATATCGGCCAAAGTAGATAAAATTGAGATGACGCCGTTGAAGGACTTTGTGACTAAAAAATTGAAGTCTCTTCAAGAAAAGCTGAAAATCATGGCTGAGGCGAGGCGCGAGATCGAGGCAGCTGGAACAAAGAAGTTGCtcag AGATGTTCAGTGTATATCGTGTGACAAGGACGTCGTGATGAAAATAGAGGAAGCCAGTAGATTTCGTGCCGAAACGTTGCCTTGTACCATTAGCATGAAACCTTATCTCACATATCAATTGGACCAAGTTAGAAAACAGCAGAAAAAATTGCCTCACAGCAGAAATATGATCCAATTTGAAGCGGCAATGCAGGAGGAGGCCaagaagataaaaacaaaGGAGGAGATGCTCGTGAAGACTCCTAG AGATCATCTGTGCAACCGGTATTGCGGCGGGAGTCACACGGTCGTGACACCTCAACAAAAAATTACACGGGGAGATCATTTCTTGACCCAATGGGGACCCCAGACGATACAATTAACAGACGGTTTGATAAAGGGAAAGGATGGTAAAATGTATCGTAGTCGGTTAATGCGAGATAAGCTGGATATCTGCGGGCCAACTTGCTgggaaaatcaaattaaagagGAAACTCGATCTTCG GTTTCCTCTCAGGAACCTGTGCCACCTACTTCGACGTCTTTCCGTAGATCTTCGCCGGTTCAACGAAATAACACTGGAAATG aaaaacgTAACGCAAAAAGACCATCGAAGGAACCGAAAATATTTGAACTGGCGGAGAAACCA ATTGTAGAAGCGAGCCAAATGACACCGCTACAAAATAATGTCGTCGAACGCCCGGTATTTATCCCAGCTGGAAATCAGGATGAGATCGTGCTATACGAAAATAGCGGAGCGATAGAGGgggaataa